The DNA sequence TTTTAAAATTAAAAGAGTATATTGGACTTATTTTACCCCTCAAGATGTGCAGAGGGGAGGTCATGCTCATAAAGAACTTGAGCAATTAATATTTGCTGTTTCAGGAACAATTGAAATTACTACTGAAGATATATATGGAAATATAGATACATTCCTCTTAGATTCTCCTGAAAAAGGATTGTATATTCCCATTAAAGTTTGGGGTGATATTAAATTTTCACATAATGCGGTCTTATTATGCTTGGCATCTGACTATTATAAGGAACAAGATTATATTAGAGATTATGAAGATTTTAAAAAATTAACAAAATGATTAAAATTCATCCAACATCGGATGTACAAACTCATAATATCGGGGATAATACTTTCATTTGGCAGTTTTGTGTTATATTAAAAAACGCAATCATCGGTAATAATTGTAATATTAATTTTAATGTTTTTATAGAAAACGATGTTACAATTGGAAATAATGTAACCATCAAATCGGGTGTTCAGATTTGGGACGGAGTCACTATAGAAGATGATGTTTTTATTGGTCCCAATGTTACCTTTACTAATGATTTAATACCCCGTTCAAAGCAATATCCTAGTGAATTCCAAAAAACAATTATAAAAAAAGGAGCATCTATAGGGGCAAATTCAACCATAATTGCAGGACATAGTATTGGAGAATATAGCCTAATTGGAGCAGGAAGTGTGATAACGAAAGATATTCCCCCCTATACGGTTTGGTATGGCAATCCCGCAATTCAACAAGGCATAATATCAAAAGAAGGTAAGATTCAAAAATTATGATAAAATTTTTAGACTTGAAAAAAATCAATCTTCAATTTCAAAAAGAAATCGAAGATGAAATTATAAAAGTATATCGATCAGGATGGTATCTTTTAGGAGAAAAAGTTAAAGAATTTGAAAATAATTTGGCAAAATATATTGGAGTAAATGAAGCAATAGGAGTTGCCAATGGATTGGATTCTTTACGATTAATAATTAAAGGTTATAAAGAATTAGGAGTAATAAATGAAGGGGATGAAGTAATCGTTCCTGCCAATACATACATAGCTTCGGTTTTAGCTGTTTCAGAAAATGGATTGATTCCAATTTTTGTAGAACCTGATGAACAAACCTTTAACATAGATATA is a window from the Apibacter sp. B3706 genome containing:
- a CDS encoding acyltransferase, which codes for MIKIHPTSDVQTHNIGDNTFIWQFCVILKNAIIGNNCNINFNVFIENDVTIGNNVTIKSGVQIWDGVTIEDDVFIGPNVTFTNDLIPRSKQYPSEFQKTIIKKGASIGANSTIIAGHSIGEYSLIGAGSVITKDIPPYTVWYGNPAIQQGIISKEGKIQKL
- a CDS encoding sugar 3,4-ketoisomerase, whose amino-acid sequence is MNKPHIIELSKIGSSALGYITVAEENLNIPFKIKRVYWTYFTPQDVQRGGHAHKELEQLIFAVSGTIEITTEDIYGNIDTFLLDSPEKGLYIPIKVWGDIKFSHNAVLLCLASDYYKEQDYIRDYEDFKKLTK